The DNA segment GTTTCAAGATATCGTTTTCAAATTTCCTGTGATGGTAGATGCCAAAATCAGGTCAAGTTAAAGGTCATACCAAATGTGGAAATCAGTACAAACTTTAAATTAGCCACAATTTTTCATGGATCATCTTCAAATTTTGCAACAACATAGTAGGCCTTGGGGGACATGAGTACCTAGGTTGGCTAACCTTGACCTTTAAAtgactgtggaaaaaaaaaaaaaaaaaattcaagaacCCATATTGAGTAATATATCATATGAAAGGGCATGGGGAGAGCTGTACAATACAATTGAAATTTTTTCAATACAACACCCTGCGACGTCACAATGACGCCATAAAGCTTCGCAAAAGTCACACAAAGCATGAATAGatgttaaaatctcaagttTTTACAGCTTACAGAAGCCAAAGATTTCAGTCAGTTGGGCTCCAATCATGTGGGTGAAGATGATAAAATACACTATTCTAGTATTTAATGCttcaaggtcaaaggtcagggtcacagcaattaggaaaaaaaactgtaaagcaaTATATTGGTCATTgggggacattttttttttttttttctttaaaacattttttcaataTAACATTATATAACTTCACAATGACTCAAAAAGATTAATATACTACACTTGATACCCATATTTACAATGCTGACGTCAGCatgttgtaataaaaacatcataaaacattAAAGTTTCAGTATAGCCCTCTGAGAGCTCCTGTTTGTAAAGAATTGATTTAATGTTGATAATCcatcaaagaaataaaaactgaggCGCCCCCTGGTGGCCGCATGCTGATGAACAATCTATTTTTTTCTCTACCCGTTTTGCCAGTCTCTTTCTCCCCTCAtacttttattacatttttcttttcataaaaaCGTGAAAATAGGGTTTACCTCAGGTTAAAGGGGAAGAATAAAACCATTTGTGAAACTGTTAAAAAGACTCTGTATAAACAAACAGAGTAAATAAGGGCAAATTACTGACCTTTGTTATACTGTAAACATATTGCACCTTAaatttttttgtgtctgtgaaacATAACTCACGCTGtgagaagtcaaagaaaaagcagtttagatgttttctgtctGAGGTTAATGGTAAAAGCTGGAATCAAATCAAAGCAACATTACATATGTTAGTTGGAGGAGATAAAGTATCGTTTGGGTTGGGCCAACTGTTAAAGGGTGTTAGTTTTTTGTATGCTTTTGCTATGTTGCTTAGTGATAAACGTACGCAGGCATCGGATCTTTATCAACCCGGTGCAGCTAGTGTAAACACTGATATTGGCTGAACTTGGTATGTGTTGACTTCAAGGCGTTGTAAAGCACTTCAGTGACAAACTTCTCCGTCTCTCCTCTGACAGTTGCAAATGTGGATACATACGAATCAGACAGCAAACAGAACAACACGGCAGCGGCGAAGGAGCAGTGGAGCTCAGCCTCGCTCCCGCTGAGCGGTAAGCATCCATGTTTGTCGCCatagtgtttttttctctctctctctctctttactcACAGTGTGCTGTAATAATGTCACGTTTAATTGCTGTCCTGTGCTTTTCAGAGGAGCTGTGTTTGGAGCTCACCAGGGCAATCGAAGCCGGTGACACGCAAGCTGCTTCACAGCACGCATCCGCGCTGGCTCGACAGAAAGCGGCGCTGACGATACAGCTGTCAGAAAAAAACTACGCAGATGGGGAAATCAGGTGAGGAGGTGGAGAAACCTTTGGCTGTGTGGGGCTATTCAAGGCCATTATTATGACTGCTGTGTCTTCCAGGGCTTACCTGTGTGCCATATCTGTGTTGCAGTTTATCTGTGGTGGTGGAGGATGTCTCGTCATCCTGTTGTGTCACAGTGAAAGTGTTTCCCTACATGACTGTGGCTGCACTCAAGCAACAGGTCAGAAAACTGCTGGTTACAACAGCTGGAAACGTAGCTGATCATAAATTTGCACTCACTGACTTCCtcctcctttcttcttcttcttcttcaggtaTTTCTCGAGTACGGTTTCCATCCTCGCGTCCAGCGCTGGGTGATCGGTCAGTGTTTGTGCACCGAGCCGAGGTCATTAGCTTCCTATGGGGTGCAGAAGGATGGTGATACAGCGTACCTATACTTGATCTCTGCCCGGCAAGCCCGGATTACCCGCCAGCTGTTCCAGCAGGACCTGGAGAGTGCCCTACTCACCACACCCCTCCCCCCAGGCAACGGGCCCACCTCCCAGGACTGGAGGGGTTACAACACCCTCCCCTCGAGGCTTCCCCACAACAACCAGGGTGAGTTCAGGATACAtggcgatgatgatgatgtttcgGTTGCATCTGCATGAGTGCACTGCTGTGGTCCTGCTAGGTAACAACAACAGTTGTTAGCAGAGTCAGTCGCAGCCACCTTAACCATCCTCAGTACTTTAGAGCTTTTTGTCACTGATGTGCTGAGGTAATACTGATATAAACGGAACCTTTCCTGCTGCTGAATCAGGGGGATGTTGGAAGTTATTGCATAATTAGTTTCATTTCATTGGGTAAAGAAAGCCTTCGTGGAGGAAGCTGTGCCGCAGAGCAGCCAGCATTCTGTGACCGAACACCGGAGCAATGTTTGCTGACTCGATCATCTTTTAGGTTTACTGCGTCTCAAACTTGTGGTCAAGGAAGCATAAAGTCTAGTAGAAAGTCACCTGTGTACACTTTAAAGTCTCGTGTGATTTCCAGATTAGTTACTGACTGCAGAAGATTTGCAACCAGCTTTTAACTGTCCAAGTTTTTAACTGCCAGCCTGTTTTATCCTATTTCGTTGGTGTCCGAAACACCAACATAGACCTTTGTTTCAAAAAAGATGAACACCCCTCCACACGCTTGGCATCGACCAAGTCGAGTGCTTCCGAGCACCAAGATACAGAGTCCCATTTGTgaaactgatgatggaggagcaAATAGAGGAGCATGACAGGAGGAAAAGGGAAATACATATGATGGTACTACGCTGAAACCCAAGCCAGACTGCGTAACACCTAAATTGCTGAAAAGCATGATGACCACTGACACTGATGAGCATAAAGTGCTATTAGATTAATTATTCTAATTACTCGCTGTCTTTTGAGGGAATCTATGTGTAGAAAATACAAGAAACCCAACAATCCCTACAGTTTAAGAGTCGTCAAACCTGAATCAGCACTGCAGGACAACAATTCCTAATGTAGGAATCATACTGCGCGGTACATGTTCTGTCAGGAATTTGTGAGTGGGGCTGTTAAATAACCTTAAGATATTATTCAAAAACTACAATTCTTTATTTTGGGATTTTTGTAGGTGTGTGAACATCTTTCAAGCTGGATGTAGATGCAGCCAGTTTAACATTGTGTTGTCCGCAGGTACAGGTGGAGGGAGCGACAGACCAGGTGACATCAAAGATGTTCTCGACATTGAGAAGCTGCAGCTGAATGATCATACCAGCAAAGCGAGTAAAACACAGGTATGAGTTTAATATAGGATGCTTCTGACATTGCAGGGACACAGGGATGCTAAACTTAATTAACTCCCCTGCACCCTAATAGCAAATACATGTTTTGGCTCTAGTAAGCTGTATAAACAGACCCAGTCATTTCGTCCTGGAAGCTGGCCGACAATATGACAGCAACTGCTCTGTTCAGAATAGAGAAACAAGAGTTACCCCTAGTAGGCATCACAGGAGGGAAGAGTTCTTTATTATCTTTGTCATGCAATCATAGGTCAGTGCTGGTGGGCTCTGGGCTCTTAATCCCCACCCACAAACTAGAGTTGATGCAAAATCTGCTTAATTTTTCAAACCATAGTTCCCAGCAAGAAAAATAATGGTGAATTTGTTCATTACGAATAATGAACACCTTGACAGCACAGACATTATAGATGAGCAGTATTATTACTTTTGATATAGCTTTAAATGAACTCCACATGTATGTGTACTCAGCAGACAGAGTGGGCGTGTCCCTCGTGCACTTTCATCAACAAGCCATCTCGCCCCGGCTGCGAGATCTGCGCCACAGCCAGACCTGACACACAGAGCTTTATCCAGCAGGTACTATAACAGATACCTAGGAATCGATATTTGTTTTACTCTGCTGGACCTTCTCCCCCTGCTGACAGTGATCTGTTTTTTCATCTCGCACAAAGGAGAAAGGAAGGCGAGAGGATCGGGGAGAGTCTGGTTTAAGCAGCAGCTGACTGCCCTTCATCACTGTCCGGTTTTCACTTCTCActcactcgcacacacacatacatacacacagagtgAGAAGGCTAATTCTGCCACTTACATGTTGACAAAATACTTACATGAAGCCTGTCAAGTGCACTGAGAGTCCTCTGACAGCTGGCTGGCTGCTGAAGACGGGGCCGTTTGAAGCGCTGTAGCATGACGCAGAGCTGCACCCTTCGCTGCTCAGACGATGAACTGCTGACACGAAGCTTTGACAGTTTATATGGACATGACCTGACCATGACATACATCTGCATCAGGCCAGATCTCCTTGCTATTTATtttagtgtgtgcgtgtgtgcgtgggtgttagagtgtgtgtgtgtgtgtgtgtgtgtgtgtgtgtgtgtgtgtgtgtgtgtgtgtgtgtgtgtgtgtgtggagcaaGCAACACAGACAGCCTAATATTTATTTTAGGTGGGAAGAGAAGGGAGGTAAATTTGATTGGAGCTGAATTTGTGGAAATGTCAAACTCCGGTGTCTGCCAACTGTGAAGTGATAAGAAAGGTTGAAGCCTTGTGCAATACCCTGTTCTGTCTGTTAATATGACATCTGTTGGTGCCAAAAGAatattaaaagtgtttttaaaataaaaaagaagcagcagtggCTGTGAAGAGAAGGATTTGTGATGCATTTACAGGGTTGTtgagtgcttttatttttgtataacaTTGTATTACATGTATTATTTTTACCAGAGGAGCATTGAGTAATTGTACATTTTAGCAGCTGATCTAATTTGTTTCTTTGAGATGTGACAGCAAAAGAATGATCTGTTttcagtacataatactgtaaAAGCTCACATTATCTGAATAAACAAAATGGAattaaaacaaatgctgttttttctgttcttgtgAGATCTACAAACGTCGCTTTATTAGGCACATCCTGCTAGTAACAGGTTGGACCTCTGTTTGCCTTCAGAATTaacttaattcttcatggcacagattcaacaaggtgctggaaacatccaTCAGAATGGCATGACGGCATCGTACGGATGCTGCAcatctgtcagctgcacatccatgatgtgaatctcctgttccacatCATCCCAAGGGTGCTTTGTTGGTTTGAGATCTGGGAGCCATGTGAGTagagtgaactcattgtcatatcaagaaaccagtttgagatgatctgagtttTCTGACATGGTACGTTATCCTGCAGCCTTCAGACGATGGGtccactgtggtcataaaggcaTGAACATGGTCAGCATCAATACTCAGGAAGGCTGCGGTGTGAATCATAGCATCAGCTTCCTGCTCGTAGGTGAACAGAACCTGGTgtgatcttctgctgctgtagcccatcagCTTCAAGGCtcaagatgctcttctgcagcagtccccaaccctttttgcaccacggaccggtttatgtccaacaatattttcatggaccagcctttaaggtgtcgtggataaatacaacaaaataaacagtaccggtaccccccaaaaaaaaaaaaaaattattcataacacacaggaaaagacgcAGGGAAACCaagtaaacaattaaaaaaaataacgataaaaacagaaaaaccctgaaaaccataaatttcacactcAACTTTCGCGGCCTgctaccaaacgactcacggaccggccCTGTGGTTGAGGACCgctgctcttctgcataccttggctgTAATGTTATTTCTGTGTCTGTTCCTTTCCTATCATCTTGAAGCAGTGTGGTCATTCTTCTCCAACCTCTAGCATCAAGCAGGCATGTTTAACCAGAGAACTGCACCTCACTGGGTATTTTGTCTTTGACTGTTCTCTGATGTTTGTACAGGGAAGGACTTTGTGAAAGTCCTCTTAATCTGTGCCAACAGGTCATTTCAATCTTTTTAGTGTttttcaacattgaaaaaaatctatttttcatCCATGTTTATTATATTACAGATTACGATGTTAAATAATTCTGTGACACAGTAAATGATATAAAATTCGTGAACACCCCTGTCCTAATGGAACGTTTTTATGTATTTACGTTGCCGTAGTAAATAAGCTGTACGTATGTGCAGTGATAATACAGGAAGGtgtcaaaatgtattttatttttggcagccataaatatgaaataaacacaaaccAAAGTTTCAACAAGTATAAAAATATTAGATGTAGTGATGGCTTGTTCCAATGcagacaaacattttaaaaagaggcAGACAGCCAAAATGGTTTCTACCATTATATCACTGTTTTATATGTTGGTACCGAGTCAATGGTTAGCATCCTGTatgattaaaacaaaaagagagaaaacagcacAGTATTATTCTTTATgtatccccccaaaaaaacctttAGAAGAAATCCCCCAAAAAGTCTTTAATCAAAATCTCTTTTTACACAAATCAACCCAACCGTGACTTTTATAGTTATTGGGAAAAACTCATCCCCTTCATGCACCTATACTGTATAATTCTGAGACTGATGTTAAGTAgaaatcagttcattttgccCACTTTCAAATAGTTTTGGTGACTCAGAAATGCCTCTGAtgtttaaaagactgaaatacTTCGAGTAAACGTAATAACCAAATGTCCAAACATGGAGTTGGAGTTGCTGCGTCTTTTCCAAGGCAACTACAGTACAttgttttttcctctccagTGGATTCAACTGATAATTCTTCACATTCACCCAGCAATGACAAACCTGAGAACATTTTGGAGGGCGGTCGCACTCACGAGACTCTTCAGTGGACCTGTGGGCTACTTCCAGAAGAGGATGTTCCAGAAAAGCAGCCAGCATGGATAAACCAGCAAGGCTATGAGTGGGTAGACTAGAGATCCGTACAGAGAGTGGTCCAGGATCCCCTGTGAAATGACTGATAGATACAGCAACCAGCCATCTTGGAAACTGACAGGCATTTCTTGCAGCTCTtgaaagaaaaagactgaaaacaggaGCGTGCAAGCTGGGCTGAGGATGACCAAGATGAACGCTGACAAAACcctggagagagaaaaagagcagAACACAGTTTTAGTTCTGTATGGTGATAGAGGGCTATGAAGGCCAAAGTGTCTGTGCGGGTGTTTACTTTGGAACGTGGGGTGTGACAAAGGCAGCTAACGGCACCAGGGTGAGAGCCAGAATGAAGCCTAAGGAGAAGTTGATGAGGGCAGTGCAGCCCAGCAGCACAGCCAGATACAGCACCGCGACGAGCTTCAGCACTCTCCAGCCCTGCTCCGTGCCCTCCCCCGACAGCAGTCtgcaacaaacaacacaacagctcACTTAATCTCCCGCGTCAAGTTAGCCATTGTCTCATAATCAACTAAAATTTATGTTTTGACATGTTTACAATTTAAGTTTATGTACTGAACTTTGAGGGGTAATCCACACAGGAAGCTCACTTTAGTTGATTGACTCATTCGGGCCCCACAAATTTTAAGTCGCCGTCACCTTTTTTAACTTAAAGTTACCAAGTGCTACTGACTTTCTGCGGTTTCTGGTCGCTTAAGTGTGTGCACTGATGCATACATAACTCAGTGTGAGAACCCTAAATGATTTGAATTTGTGCTCATACTGAAAACTCAGTTTCATAGTTTGTACATTAATGTTTCGCCCTCCTCGAGTCACTCTACTCTGACATCAGgaactgccgctcactggatattcttctctctttttctgaccattctctgtaaaccctagagatggttgtgtgggcagtttgtgaaatactcagacAAAGCACTTCTTACTATCATCTGACTGActgattaaatatttgtgttaacaagcAGTAGGACAGGTGTATCTAATAAAATTACCAATGAAGGCTTACAAGAAAAATCaattcacacacacgcacacacacattatgtaGTACCTGTGTGTGTTATGTGGCAAAGCCAGGCCTGCTGTGTAAATAGCAATTGCTGTCAGGACCACAGCCTCGGTCTCAGACACAGGAAAATGTTCAACAGCAGTCTCCTGAAAACGGATCGGCAGCGCGTACAGAGCAACTCCTGTCAGGTGGCTGATCACCAGAGGAGTCAACACCGACAGCACTCCTGGACTGGACTGCTGGGAGGAAGCAGATTTTTATTAAAGTGTTGATTAACCAGACTTAAGCCAGCAAAGTTCAGGTTCAGTTTTGATGAGTTTGTCGTAGCACGTGTGTCTAACCTGATCAATGTCAGCAACTCCATCCTCTGTTGTCGATGGTGGAGTATTGAGTTGAACCCACAAGTCTAACGCCTGTATTACAGTCAAGGAAAAAACTCTGAAGGTTGAATTTGTTCCCACCCTGCTCTCAGCTGTTATTAGGTTTCTTTtatacatttcatttcatttttatttcaggaTACACGAAGCAGCAGAATAACGGCGAGCAGGCCGAAGGCTGGCATGTAGTATCCAATAGAGACAAAGTGAGAGAGTGACGGCATGAGGTAGAAGAAGTAGGACTGGTGCAGGCGCTCCAGGAGGTTATTCAGCTTACGATACATTCCTTCCAGCAGCCTGCAGGACATTcatttagacaaaaaaaaaaagatcataaAAGTGTCAAATTACAAGCAGAACATAAAAGccttaaatataaacaaaatcaGTATACACCATCTCTGACCTGCCGATGGTAGTGGCGTCAGTCTTGTACTGCCGGAAGCTGTTGACACCCTTGATGGTTGCAGCTTCGATGTGGTAGCGCAGAAACAGGCCGTGGTCTCCCCAGGGCCGCCCACTGGCCTGCTTCATCACCATTAGCATCATGGTCTGGACTGTGTGGCTGTACCCCGACACGCTATCCCAATCGTTCCTTTGCAGCTGTAAACACATCCACAAAGAAAAGCTACATAACGACTCTTCAACACATAGTCTTAGCACTCTGCTAaccacacacagagcagagtgCGTCTGTTTATAAGCCTTTACCTTGCCCTGGATGGTGCAAAGAACTCCTATCTTCTGACAGAAGGCATAGAAGAGGTTTGCTAAGTCCAGGTTGGGTAACTGGCCATTGAGACCTTCCAGTACCAGGTCCAAACTGGTGATGACATCACTGCTAAGCTCCAGGGACAGTGCTGCCTGGATTGATCCACCACGGCCTTGTAATGGAGACCACGACATACCTGGATGAACCATTTCAACAGTAAAGTTAACTTAGTTATACATCTCATTCCTTTATTTTACTGTACTGTAACTAGATACACGTGTTTGATCACCTGTAGTGTTGGTGTGATGGTAGCCCTCCAACCAGGCCTGCATACCAATCAAATCATGCTCATTGACAAGGAAGATGATGTCCTTGGCCCAGTAAATCTgatctattaaaaaaacaacattcatTAAACCAAGAAAAGCAAACAGCATCATTCAAATTGTGGAGAAGGAGAGGGGAATGGGTGCTGTACTCACTTCTGAAGTACTGAGCCAAGCCGAGAAGCAGTCCCACAGCCTGGTTGTTGCTATCACCTGGGCTGCAGGGAGCACTCAGCACCAGGGCTTCAGTCCGTGGAGCTCTAGGAGCTCGAAGGATACCATATACATTTGTGCCTTTTACAATCTGCCAAGAAGAGGAGACAGCACCAAAGGATAAGTCATTAAATATTCATAAAGATTATGCAAAAACCAGTCTGTCTCTTGCTGAGAACAAAATCAGTTTTCCACGATAAACTCACATatctctctttgttttcatcAGGGAAGGGTAGTGTGCGAGAGAAGCTCTGAGTAAACACTTCCAGTCCTCGATCCTGCATATTCTTCACGAGCCAGTCCACTGGCATCCCACTGCAGAGACGCAAATAGTCAAACAAGATTACTGTAAAAACGATCAGACTTCTACCGAGACTTGAGTttcaaataacaacaaaaaactagGAACAAACTGCATGAAGACCCACAAGCACAAGTCTATAGTAAACCTTACCCAACTTTCTTCTTATGGGCTGCAAACTCCCTCCCGGTGGCCAACGCTCTCTCCCCAGCTGGAAAGCGCTCCTCCACCATGGTAGAGCCCATGGCATTCTCTGACATGTATGTCCGCAGAGTGAACGGCTCAAAGGCCAAACCCATGAACCAAGCCACACCGGCAAAGTAGCAGACCACACTAAAACAAGACAGAAGTAATAttaatagagagagagagagagctaaaCGAAAGTAGGCAGACGTTTCACACTGACTAAAACTCACCAGATTGGGGCATTGAGGCGAGTCAGCATACTGATCAAAGCCCGTCTTCTGTTTGGGTCAGATAGCAGCCCCATATTTTCAGCTGTAACGTTACTCCAAAGCCTGGATTTACTGGCGGATCCtgaaggaaacacacagacaattTAAATATGATCTGTTAACAATCCGTAAGGATAACTACCGCTGAGGAATACACATCGATATGAAGACATTTATGACCATTCGACGCTGCGGTAATCACGCCTTTATATCGAGCTGAGAAATTGCTTCCTGGGATCCATTGTCAGAGCATCTACTGACAGCTGGGGTTAGCCTGGTGCAGCGAGCTAGCAAGCAAGCAGGACGGTTTCGCTGAGTGGTAAATGTTTAAACTCGCTATACgctgaaaaagctttttttttttttttttttaaagagctttaacaaaaatttttttattattttgcagaatatatatataaaaaacccACCTGTGTCCACTGGTCACATCCACCTTCAGAGGTGGGGCTTTATCGCAGAAGCCGATGCTAGACGTTTTCGATTTCCTTGTTTCTGCGGGAACATTACCGCGGCGCACCGACTTCCGCTCAAgcaagttaaaataaaataaagtaaaacaaaataaaacgacACAAAGAAATATTGAAAATACTGGATGAATAACCCGTTTCATCGTTATTTTAAGGTACATGTTTAAAACTTCCCTTAAAATTTTTCTTAAATGCTTAAAGCTCGTAGTTTTCATTTAGCTTACCTTAATACAGAGTGACTTTACTCGTGTATTTAGTTTAgaacagttttttaaattattatttattgctATAAAATGTAGAACATTAACTTAAACTTTTGAGATAGTAACCAGAAAGGGTTAAAATCTCAAAAATTTTGAGTTGGACAAACAAGCTTCCATCGTAgagagtagggagcaggtggGGAAGATAACCGGGAGTGATGGAGGTGTGTCCTGGAGAGAAGGTCAGTAGAAACAAGAGAGGATACATGTTTCAATGGCAGGGAGGCAGGTGGAGAGGTGAAGCTGCAGGAGCAGACGTCATATAAGTAGACAAGTTTGAATACCTCACTCACAAATAAACAACCAATAAGGAAATGATGCATGactaaaatatttattattacatttatcACATACATACAAAAGTATTCAGTGACTGATATAAATGAATTAAACGTTAATATCATTTGTAAATATTTAGTCCAATAACACTATTGTGTTATAATAAGTCCAATAACACTTTCAAGCTGCACTCGGAGTCCACATGTTCCTGCCGCCGTCCCACGTCACTCTCCAGTGAGCACCGAGGCTTCTTGAAGATGCTGCCTCACCACCTCATCCAGCACTTTGCTCACACCTTTACAAGCAGTCATTGCAGCTTCAATCAGAGTCTCAAGGTGATCCTGATGCAGTCTGGCATCCATCTGCAGCAGAGCGATCTGTCCACCTCGGGGCAGAAGCGCTAAAGCCAATGAGCTCACGCCTCCATTTTCCTCCGCATAGCACAGGTCAGCGAGGGGAGTCTCATCCACAAACCCTACAGTGCAGGCACACACATAGTCCCGCATAGGGATGCCAGCGTCAATCACTGCCAGTGTGGCAGCATTCACGCACACGCTGTAATTCCCTCCGTCTGACTGCAGAATCTGTTGGAAGACGATGGAAACGTGTTTGtgattacaattaaaaaaatctgtaataCCTATAATACCTCTCACCAGATTAAGTGTCAGTCCAACACGAACCTTGACATAGATATCAATTTGAGAGCGAGGGTACAGCTGGGTCATCACAGCAGCCTCAAACGTCTGCTTCAGGTGGAGGCTCATCTCAGTGGATTTGCGGTCTCCGTGTGGTCGTCTCTTCCTCTCCGCTGTGCTGAACGTGGCCATGCTATACTGACAGTTGATAACTGCTCGATCATGAAGAGTCCGACTTCGGGAACCTCGCATCTGAAGGAAAACGACACGTAAGAACTGATGTACAGCTTGGACTGGACGTTACTGTGCTTAAACACTGGGACAATGTTAACTGCGCTgaacataaagaaatgctgcaatATACACCAACTGGACACTTTTTTTGGTGCACTTGTTCGACGGCTTGTTAACGCAAATATACTTGGAATATAAACGTATCATTTGCACACAGTCAACCTGATTATTGTTGCTGActgtgtccatccctttatgatcaCATCTTGTGATgtttgcttccagcaggataacacccCACATCACACACCTCAAATAGGTTTCTTGAATATTCTCAAATGACCTCTACAATCACCATTTCTCATTCCAAAGGCATAACAGGAGCTTAATATTATGGATGTGCAACCAACAAATCAGCAGccactgtgtgatgctattatCTCAATATGGACTAAAAAACTCAAGTGGAAAAGTGTTGTTGAATTCATACCATGGGCCAAGGTGTACCCAATCAAGTGTCTAGAGAATGTATATGTTATCATAACTTTGATTTCAATTAATACTTCATGCTGTTGAGCCTTAAATAAAACTTCCTACACATCTGGTCTGCTTTGAGCAATAATTTAATAATGATACTACACTGTGCAAGTACTGCTACAAGCAAAAGATCTCGCTGAAAACTCCCCTTTCTCAGGTATTTACACTATATTATATCAAAACGTGGCGACTTTATGTCACTGGTGTGATGACCataatcaaatgcattttattGTTTATCCCCACTAACCCTCCCCTCCATCCGCGGCACTTACTTCGTGGGGACCGTACACCACGGCCAGAGCTTTGGTGTTCCCCTGCTCTAAATACGCAGAGCCGTCGGCCTGAGTGAACACACCCATACGGGCCTGAAGCTTCCGCAGCTCGGTGGCTTTTCTTCCATCTAAACGGTATCCTTGGTCAGACAGCAGTTCCAGGCCCGCCATGTTTCCGTAAACTTCGAATGAACGGAAACGCGGCGTCCCACGTGTCTCCTGCTACACTACATTACCCATACGCCGAGTACCTAATAGAAATACGGCAACACCATAGGTCCAAACCGAACGACAACTTccggaaaagaaaaacagccagAGCGGAAACCATGAGAAGCAGAGTTAGTATCCACAATAAACCGTTTTCATTGTGTTTAATACTCTGGTTTCACGTAACTGGTGGCTATggtcatcttttatatacagtgttgtGGTCCAAATATGTAGTGATGGGTTGTCAGTTacaataaatacagaaatatagtggttagcactgctggCTCACAGCAATAAGGTCCTGGGTTTAAACCACCAGCTAGATAGGGCCTTTCTCTGATGAGTTCACGTTTCCATTATGCTTGTGTGGTTTCTCTCCAGCTTCCTCACGTGCATTGGTTAACTTGTGATTTTAAATTGACC comes from the Oreochromis aureus strain Israel breed Guangdong linkage group 18, ZZ_aureus, whole genome shotgun sequence genome and includes:
- the LOC120434246 gene encoding ranBP-type and C3HC4-type zinc finger-containing protein 1-like isoform X2, whose protein sequence is MALSSGGWAPPAPIPASSPQAACGGPAPTACCSTVLMSVRVSVCHSGIRPLYLPGAGSEALRLQLSMDPSRAGEFRLALRDTSGNRSVFIAEFDLRSVQYEVKSSRCHEMRLVAPPHDCIRFNFRCDREAEEWATVMMSSLREAHRVANVDTYESDSKQNNTAAAKEQWSSASLPLSEELCLELTRAIEAGDTQAASQHASALARQKAALTIQLSEKNYADGEISLSVVVEDVSSSCCVTVKVFPYMTVAALKQQVFLEYGFHPRVQRWVIGQCLCTEPRSLASYGVQKDGDTAYLYLISARQARITRQLFQQDLESALLTTPLPPGNGPTSQDWRGYNTLPSRLPHNNQGTGGGSDRPGDIKDVLDIEKLQLNDHTSKASKTQTEWACPSCTFINKPSRPGCEICATARPDTQSFIQQEKGRREDRGESGLSSS
- the LOC120434246 gene encoding ranBP-type and C3HC4-type zinc finger-containing protein 1-like isoform X3; translation: MALSSGGWAPPAPIPASSPQAACGGPAPTACCSTVLMSVRVSVCHSGIRPLYLPGAGSEALRLQLSMDPSRAGEFRLALRDTSGNRSVFIAEFDLRSVQYEVKSSRCHEMRLVAPPHDCIRFNFRCDREAEEWATVMMSSLREAHRVANVDTYESDSKQNNTAAAKEQWSSASLPLSEELCLELTRAIEAGDTQAASQHASALARQKAALTIQLSEKNYADGEISLSVVVEDVSSSCCVTVKVFPYMTVAALKQQVFLEYGFHPRVQRWVIGQCLCTEPRSLASYGVQKDGDTAYLYLISARQARITRQLFQQDLESALLTTPLPPGNGPTSQDWRGYNTLPSRLPHNNQGGGSDRPGDIKDVLDIEKLQLNDHTSKASKTQQTEWACPSCTFINKPSRPGCEICATARPDTQSFIQQEKGRREDRGESGLSSS
- the LOC120434246 gene encoding ranBP-type and C3HC4-type zinc finger-containing protein 1-like isoform X1, whose protein sequence is MALSSGGWAPPAPIPASSPQAACGGPAPTACCSTVLMSVRVSVCHSGIRPLYLPGAGSEALRLQLSMDPSRAGEFRLALRDTSGNRSVFIAEFDLRSVQYEVKSSRCHEMRLVAPPHDCIRFNFRCDREAEEWATVMMSSLREAHRVANVDTYESDSKQNNTAAAKEQWSSASLPLSEELCLELTRAIEAGDTQAASQHASALARQKAALTIQLSEKNYADGEISLSVVVEDVSSSCCVTVKVFPYMTVAALKQQVFLEYGFHPRVQRWVIGQCLCTEPRSLASYGVQKDGDTAYLYLISARQARITRQLFQQDLESALLTTPLPPGNGPTSQDWRGYNTLPSRLPHNNQGTGGGSDRPGDIKDVLDIEKLQLNDHTSKASKTQQTEWACPSCTFINKPSRPGCEICATARPDTQSFIQQEKGRREDRGESGLSSS